TAGACAAAAGAAAAGCTATACATGGACTACATGGATTACGGCTGCAATTGCTGAGGGATTGCAGTGACTGATTGCAGTGAttgatttttctcctttaatggTTCAGAGAACAGCTTAAGCCAACAAAATACATGTGCAAGAAGAAAGATTCCTCTCCCATGAAGTCATCCACAAATAAACCCACTCTTCATTTGGAAGCAGTCAAGGCTCCAAACCGAACTTTGAAAGAGGCAAGAAGTCGCTCCATTGACACACATTCCTTGAAAACAGCATCATCAAGAAGCCTATGATTCCATTCATGCAATCCGGGAAACTTATCTTCGGTTAGGATATCCAGTCCCAGAGTTTCTTGGACAACAAGCAGCCAAAATATAATGTTTGCAGCTATGTCTACAAATCCCAAACTCTCCCCTCCAAagaatttcttctctttcaGCTCACTCTCTAGAGTTTTCAGATGCTCCTGGATTTCTTCAATCAGTCCCTTATGCTCCTCTCCCTTACTCAACACAACCTTTTTTGCTGCCGGCCAGAGCTGCATGATATTGTACAGTAGTCAGGACCCAAGtgaatttaaactaaaaaaaggaaaaaaaaaaaatagtaatggGTTTACCTTCTCATCTAAGAACTTAGCCCAGAACCGTGCCATGGCCTTCTCATAAGGGTCTGCAGGCAAGATGGGGTTCTGTTTCCAGGTCTCATCAATGTACTCCAGGATTACAAGTGACTCTGCAACTGGCTTTCCCTTATGCAAAAGCACAGGGACTTTCTTATGGACTGGGTTATAGTTGAGAAGCGAAGGACTCTTGTTGGACAAGTCCTCTTCTATGTACTCATACTGAATCCCTTTCATCTTGAGGGCCACTTCAATTCTGCGGCTAAAAGGGCTTGCCCACATGCCAAACAGCTTCACTTCTTCAGCCATTGTTGCAGCTTGAAGAGATCAGGCTACCACTGGTATGCCCTCTTCTTATTTATAGAGGTTTTCTTGATAAACCAGGCGCGGTGCTGGCCCTTGGATTTGTTGAGATTTTAGTTTGGAGTGTGATCGGATGGACGATTGGGAACCAATAATGTATCTGGTGACGGCCTGACAAAGTGGTAGACATCAGCCAATGCGTGTCCATTGAGGCATGGCCTACGCATCCAGACAATGAAGACTTTGAAGACGGCACTTATCGCTGTCGGTGATGTGATATTTCCCTTGGAATCTTATCTCTTTGCATTATTTAAGTGGGCTAAATTGCAAGGATTGAAATGTCGAAAAATTTCGGAAAATATCGTTTATCGGCCGGCTCCGACACAATATTCGTCACGGAAAATTTTCGAAACTATCGCcaatattttggtatttttcgAAGCGACACGCGGAGCAGATGGAGAACGTCAATATATTGCCCCTTCTaccacttttttgaaaattttgaaaattctcgTATTTGAATTTTTAACGATTCAATGacccaaatttcatatatgtttttatattataattttatttttaacattttttatatttatctcattaatcttatttcaaaaaattattatcactccactcttaaatttttttatatttatcctttcaattttatttaattttaaatgattttattttaaaatattaaaaatataattttacccaaaaatttgctataatataaaatttttaaaaagttctaatattttataaattaaaattaattttataagataaattattaataatttttattatttaaataaattaatgttaatagaaaaagttgttaccacataattttaataaaattttagaaattaaatctcaaataaaatattttatataaatcaatttaattttttatttaaaatgtaattaaacatattttagtaaaagtattttaaatttttttaaataaacattgtTTTCAACAAGAT
The sequence above is drawn from the Vitis riparia cultivar Riparia Gloire de Montpellier isolate 1030 chromosome 6, EGFV_Vit.rip_1.0, whole genome shotgun sequence genome and encodes:
- the LOC117915688 gene encoding glutathione S-transferase U7-like isoform X1, translating into MAEEVKLFGMWASPFSRRIEVALKMKGIQYEYIEEDLSNKSPSLLNYNPVHKKVPVLLHKGKPVAESLVILEYIDETWKQNPILPADPYEKAMARFWAKFLDEKLWPAAKKVVLSKGEEHKGLIEEIQEHLKTLESELKEKKFFGGESLGFVDIAANIIFWLLVVQETLGLDILTEDKFPGLHEWNHRLLDDAVFKECVSMERLLASFKVRFGALTASK
- the LOC117915688 gene encoding glutathione S-transferase U7-like isoform X2, whose protein sequence is MAEEVKLFGMWASPFSRRIEVALKMKGIQYEYIEEDLSNKSPSLLNYNPVHKKVPVLLHKGKPVAESLVILEYIDETWKQNPILPADPYEKAMARFWAKFLDEKLWPAAKKVVLSKGEEHKGLIEEIQEHLKTLESELKEKKFFGGESLGFVDIAANIIFWLLVVQETLGLDMPMFVEKLCVRR